A genomic segment from Candidatus Woesearchaeota archaeon encodes:
- the endA gene encoding tRNA-intron lyase, translated as MVAKKKVTKKKVSVKENVVEEIQLKEPKELKEEVKPRKPVINALFSKERIVTENSNDARELFNQSRYGVVLENGQVQLSLHEALYLMEKGRLKIMDARKKNLEFTDYLKKAKKTEPNFWVRYSVFKDMRNRGYIIKTALKFGADFRVYDRGIKPGEDHARWVVYPVHEGSTLTWYEFAAKNRVAHSTKKRLMIAVVDDEADVTYWEVKWTRP; from the coding sequence ATGGTGGCTAAGAAAAAAGTAACTAAGAAAAAGGTCTCTGTGAAAGAGAATGTTGTTGAAGAGATTCAGCTCAAAGAACCTAAAGAGCTTAAAGAGGAAGTTAAACCAAGAAAACCTGTGATTAATGCTCTTTTTAGTAAAGAGAGAATTGTCACTGAAAATTCAAATGATGCTCGCGAACTTTTTAATCAGAGTAGGTATGGTGTTGTTTTAGAAAATGGTCAAGTTCAGTTAAGTTTGCATGAAGCTCTTTATTTAATGGAAAAAGGCAGACTTAAAATCATGGACGCCCGTAAAAAAAATCTTGAATTTACTGATTATTTAAAGAAAGCAAAGAAAACAGAACCTAATTTTTGGGTAAGATATTCTGTTTTTAAGGATATGAGGAATCGTGGTTATATTATTAAGACAGCCTTGAAGTTTGGTGCGGATTTTAGGGTTTATGATAGGGGCATAAAGCCTGGCGAAGATCATGCTCGTTGGGTTGTTTATCCAGTTCATGAAGGTTCTACTCTTACTTGGTATGAGTTTGCTGCTAAGAACAGGGTAGCTCATTCTACTAAGAAACGGTTAATGATAGCTGTTGTGGATGATGAAGCTGATGTTACTTATTGGGAGGTTAAGTGGACTAGGCCATGA
- a CDS encoding cysteine hydrolase, which translates to MKKALILVDYEKEWIDKKSDYYVGNISKQIKKTNKLIDFCRKQKYKIIFTIHIEKDSNTEFAENSENTQIIKELHTKETDIIIKKNKISPFYKTNLEKQLKGIQEIVVCGILTNLCVRSLIQDAYDRDYEIKVIKDCCVSLDEETQKFTFKDLKKTREEIDFLTLKKFMN; encoded by the coding sequence ATGAAAAAAGCTCTCATCTTAGTAGATTATGAAAAAGAATGGATTGATAAAAAATCAGACTACTACGTAGGAAACATTTCCAAACAAATAAAAAAAACAAATAAACTAATAGATTTCTGCAGAAAACAAAAATACAAAATAATATTCACAATACATATAGAAAAAGATTCAAATACGGAGTTTGCAGAAAATTCAGAAAACACACAAATAATAAAAGAACTACACACGAAAGAAACAGATATAATAATTAAAAAAAATAAAATAAGCCCATTTTACAAAACAAATTTAGAAAAACAATTAAAAGGAATACAGGAAATAGTAGTGTGTGGCATACTAACAAATCTTTGCGTCCGAAGCTTGATTCAAGACGCATATGATAGAGACTATGAAATAAAGGTGATAAAAGACTGTTGTGTATCCTTAGATGAAGAAACGCAAAAGTTCACATTTAAAGATTTAAAAAAGACAAGAGAAGAAATAGACTTCTTAACTCTTAAAAAATTCATGAACTAA